A genomic segment from Carassius auratus strain Wakin chromosome 25, ASM336829v1, whole genome shotgun sequence encodes:
- the LOC113043592 gene encoding lysoplasmalogenase-like protein TMEM86A, which produces MVSPVTVVKSEGPKLVPFFKATCVYFVLWLPTSSPSWFSALIKCLPIFCLWVFLLAHGISFLGAHSSARKILAGLIFSALGDAFLIWQEQGYFSHGLLMFGITHILYSSAFGMKPLNLRAGLIIAVISGLSYTLLYPYLSGPFTYLVAVYIALIGFMGWRAIAGVQLTNDLWTWTKLSACLGAVLFMVSDLTIAVNKFCFPVPHSRAIIMATYYAAQMLIALSAVECQDVDAARKRA; this is translated from the exons GTCAAGAGCGAGGGTCCAAAGCTTGTTCCGTTCTTCAAAGCCACTTGCGTCTACTTTGTTCTGTGGCTGCCCACCTCAAGCCCCTCCTGGTTCAGTGCCCTCATCAAGTGCCTGCCCATCTTCTGTCTTTGGGTTTTTCTGCTCGCCCATGGCATCAGCTTTTTAGGTGCCCACTCCAGTGCCAGGAAAATCCTGGCAGGACTTATTTTTTCAGCCTTGGGTGACGCATTTCTCATCTGGCAAGAACAAGGCTACTTTAGTCATG GACTGCTAATGTTCGGCATCACCCACATTCTCTACTCTTCGGCCTTTGGAATGAAGCCCCTCAACTTGAGAGCAGGTCTGATCATCGCCGTCATCTCAGGCCTCAGCTACACCCTTCTGTACCCCTACCTCTCTGGTCCCTTCACCTACCTGGTGGCTGTTTACATCGCTCTCATCGGCTTCATGGGCTGGAGGGCCATCGCTGGAGTCCAGCTCACCAATGACCTCTGGACCTGGACGAAACTGTCAGCCTGCCTCGGAGCTGTCCTCTTCATGGTGTCCGACCTCACCATTGCCGTCAACAAGTTCTGCTTCCCGGTTCCCCACTCCCGAGCCATCATAATGGCCACCTACTATGCTGCCCAGATGTTGATTGCACTATCGGCCGTGGAATGCCAAGACGTTGACGCGGCTCGGAAAAGAGCCTGA